One window of Aspergillus oryzae RIB40 DNA, chromosome 3 genomic DNA carries:
- a CDS encoding uncharacterized protein (protein phosphatase 1, regulatory subunit, and related proteins) produces the protein MDARSPLRSVSNASTQSSQQGTVQVRPKKGKTKEGTPEWRRKLVRGELPSGEQRDLFAPMGLEGVFKPPTPGSEKTQHEAIPRMKQRDDLWDFGDPSDKDPGTSPQGSSQAQNIGESHAANTPNDVDRPLGPSTQLQSNANVSDSPEGSPNATLEMPKDPEEPPSNLNDSSFVTQDDTQMRSATGLEDLRNEGITPITFSRTNTVEGNGTSEVIRSALKQVTSKLQKLSLPPYERPDSRASDKTRKGSITTQDFLNEATKIMDIIRSKGRNVGGLSSVEESEAEDKNESESYEDESTREEFSRPPSREGVDMRKLREQQETNPRILSHLKKFQEHDDLELGDNASVASLSFDNQQDSPFQVENDKEFVGQDDGAAINQTSDNMQPDDDIFEQRERKSSAPTSGEDDDLPDLLTFNTQISAKSLSARSVPTGSSQSSHAKGVLSSDIVSHLIPEQVNGLTYDRHKHQWIRERPEVSLEKPKGEDKTQTAANHTYTSEHASSRHAISRIDETNEEQGDSLSLVRRGNDAVSTPLKSHPENSLMCLRDMDHDTNYSFHLSPLPDFTVHQIDPSLQLELSYVAQRTHPRSLRQVHGTFALATEELVKHITEAEPFEPYWEHVRRLVLRQKGLITLHKLCDFCPRLEDLDVSSNSIGQLSGVPPTLRTLRISHNCLSNLTAWGHLVNLQYLDVSGNELESLDGFSSLIHLRELKAEDNNIRNIEGIFELDGLLSLKLRNNSLTTVDFEDSELVRLEELDLSHNQLMSIQNIESLSALSNLDLSFNQLARVAPSAPMPYLSSLRLSSNQLHSLDVTAFPSLTLLYLDHNYLFTVSGLEHCAGLDVFSAREQMNTGDHNGGFFDVDLGLVKDVRKVFLSCNKLSLQCLSPSNPLSGLQLLDVASCSIQSLPADFALSFPNIRVLNLNFNFLAGINELAGLNCLSRLTIASNCIVRLRRLCQVLSRIGRTNKNKVSTLQKVDVRGNPLTVRFYPPAVTGSGRVGDTKNLKVEDEPSQRDQAGLDIQSVLAEFGHAENSERSIIHDQDEEPIAEKDIEINDPYTLPPADPQADQKYLSHLDEPTRLRRRVFELMLYAGTGGSLKFLDGLQLRPTLEPGSDMDHAWNKLEKLGVLKRKAITG, from the exons ATGGATGCCAGGTCACCCCTGCGATCTGTATCTAATGCGTCCACACAATCCAGCCAACAAGGTACAGTGCAGGTGAGGCCAAAGAAGGGCAAAACCAAAGAGGGTACGCCCgaatggaggagaaagtTGGTCCGGGGCGAGTTACCCTCGGGAGAGCAGCGCGATCTGTTCGCTCCTATGGGCTTAGAGGGCGTTTTCAAACCTCCCACACCAGGATCCGAGAAGACACAGCATGAGGCGATTCCGAGGATGAAACAACGAGACGACTTGTGGGATTTCGGTGATCCTTCGGATAAGGACCCCGGTACAAGTCCACAGGGGTCATCGCAGGCACAGAACATCGGCGAGAGCCATGCTGCGAATACACCGAATGATGTGGATAGGCCGCTAGGGCCTAGTACTCAGTTACAATCGAATGCGAATGTGAGCGACAGCCCGGAAGGATCGCCCAATGCAACATTAGAAATGCCGAAAGATCCCGAGGAACCTCCTTCCAACCTCAACGACAGCTCATTTGTTACCCAGGACGATACCCAGATGAGGTCAGCAACTGGGCTAGAGGACCTTCGCAACGAGGGTATCACACCTATCACCTTTTCACGAACCAATACAGTGGAAGGTAACGGCACGTCAGAGGTCATACGGTCAGCGTTGAAGCAAGTCACTAGCAAGCTTCAGAAGCTCTCTCTACCCCCTTATGAGCGGCCTGATTCAAGGGCGAGTGACA AAACTCGCAAGGGGTCAATCACAACTCAGGATTTCCTCAACGAAGCGACAAAGATCATGGACATTATCAGGTCAAAGGGCAGGAACGTAGGTGGGTTGTCGAGTGTAGAAGAGTCCGAGGCCGAAGACAAAAACGAAAGTGAAAGTTACGAGGATGAATCTACTCGAGAAGAGTTCTCGCGTCCCCCAAGTCGAGAGGGAGTGGATATGCGGAAATTGCGAGAGCAACAGGAGACAAACCCTCGAATACTAAGTCATCTCAAGAAATTTCAAGAGCACGATGATTTGGAGCTTGGGGATAATGCCTCGGTCGCTTCGCTGAGCTTCGATAATCAACAGGATTCGCCTTTTCAAGTGGAAAACGACAAGGAATTTGTCGGACAAGATGATGGAGCTGCCATCAACCAGACGTCTGATAATATGCAACCAGATGATGACATATTTGAGCAGCGCGAACGCAAGTCATCCGCGCCGActtctggtgaagatgacgacctgCCTGATCTCTTGACTTTTAACACGCAAATATCAGCTAAAAGCCTTAGTGCACGCTCGGTGCCTACCGGGTCTTCACAAAGTTCGCACGCTAAAGGTGTCCTATCGTCCGACATAGTTTCTCATTTGATCCCAGAACAGGTGAACGGCCTTACTTATGACCGCCACAAGCATCAATGGATAAGGGAAAGGCCCGAAGTTTCTTTAGAAAAGCCCAAAGGGGAAGATA AGACTCAAACGGCGGCTAATCACACATATACATCTGAACATGCCTCGTCTCGCCACGCTATTTCTAGAATAGACGAGACAAATGAAGAGCAAGGTGATAGCCTGAGTTTAGTCCGACGGGGCAATGATGCTGTATCTACGCCGCTTAAGAGTCATCCCGAGAACTCGCTTATGTGCCTGCGTGATATGGACCATGACACGAACTATAGCTTCCACTTGAGCCCTTTGCCTGACTTTACTGTCCACCAAATTGACCCTTCTCTACAGCTAGAGCTTAGCTATGTGGCTCAGCGCACCCATCCCCGATCTTTGCGCCAGGTGCATGGGACATTTGCTCTAGCGACTGAAGAGTTAGTGAAACATATTACAGAAGCCGAACCTTTTGAACCCTATTGGGAGCATGTCCGACGTTTAGTCCTCCGCCAGAAAGGTTTGATCACTCTTCACAAACTTTGTGACTTTTGTCCTCGTCTTGAAGATTTGGATGTGTCTAGCAACAGTATTGGACAGTTGAGTGGGGTGCCTCCCACCTTGAGGACTCTGAGAATATCGCATAACTGCCTCTCTAATTTAACAGCCTGGGGCCACTTAGTGAACCTGCAATATTTGGATGTCTCTGGCAACGAGCTTGAGAGCCTTGATGGATTCAGTAGTTTGATTCACCTGAGGGAACTAAAAGCGGAAGACAACAATATCCGAAACATCGAGGGCATTTTTGAACTGGACGGACTTCTCAGTCTGAAGTTGCGGAACAATAGCTTGACGACTGTCGATTTTGAGGACTCAGAGCT GGTTCGCTTGGAAGAGTTAGATCTCAGCCATAACCAACTGATGTCAATACAAAATATCGAGTCACTTTCAGCATTGTCAAACCTCGACCTCAGTTTCAATCAGCTGGCTAGAGTCGCTCCATCGGCCCCTATGCCATACTTATCATCCCTACGACTCTCCAGTAATCAACTGCATAGCCTGGATGTTACAGCCTTCCCGTCGCTTACCCTTCTTTACCTTGACCACAACTACCTTTTCACAGTGTCGGGACTTGAACACTGTGCAGGTTTGGACGTCTTTTCTGCTCGTGAGCAGATGAATACAGGCGACCACAATGGCGGTTTCTTCGATGTGGACCTGGGCTTGGTAAAGGACGTCCGGAAAGTATTCCTCTCTTGTAATAAACTGTCTCTGCAGTGCCTGTCTCCGTCCAACCCGCTTTCGGGCTTGCAACTGCTCGATGTTGCATCTTGCAGCATCCAAAGCCTGCCCGCGGATTTTGCACTCAGTTTTCCGAACATCAGGGTTCTCAACTTGAATTTTAACTTCCTGGCCGGTATCAATGAACTGGCAGGCTTGAATTGCCTTTCTCGCCTGACCATTGCCAGCAACTGCATTGTTCGCTTGAGGAGGCTGTGTCAAGTCTTGAGTCGGATAggaagaacaaacaagaaTAAGGTTTCTACCCTTCAAAAGGTAGATGTAAGAGGCAACCCACTCACAGTCAGATTCTATCCTCCCGCCGTCACTGGAAGCGGGAGAGTTGGAGATACAAAAAATTTGAAAGTAGAAGATGAGCCGAGCCAACGTGACCAAGCTGGGTTAGATATCCAATCTGTGCTTGCTGAGTTTGGGCACGCTGAGAATTCAGAGCGTTCGATTATCCATGACCAGGACGAAGAACCTATCGCCGAGAAAGATATCGAAATCAACGACCCATATACTCTGCCGCCAGCGGACCCCCAGGCCGACCAAAAATATTTATCACACTTGGATGAGCCGACACGGCTCCGACGCAGAGTATTCGAACTGATGCTGTACGCGGGAACAGGCGGCTCCCTCAAATTCTTGGATGGACTGCAGTTGCGTCCCACGCTCGAACCAGGCTCTGACATGGATCACGCTTGGAATAAGCTTGAGAAACTTGGAGtactgaaaagaaaagctatTACCGGATga